In the Candidatus Ancaeobacter aquaticus genome, GCCTGCAAGCGACCCTATCGTGTCATTATATCCTGCCAGATCAAGCACAGCGCCTGATGAAACACTCACTGCTGTGGTATCTGAAAGGACATTACTGGCTCCGTATTGTAATGATCCTGCACTTATTGTTGTACCGCCAGTATATGTATTTGTACCTGAAAGTGTAATTGTTCCCGCGGTAGTCTTAGTCAGCGCACCACCTCCCGCGAGTATCGCGCTTATCGTTCCGCTTTCAACAGCATACGAACTGCCTGTCAAAACACCTGACGTTCCTGTAATTGCGCCGCTCGTTAATGTTACAGCTGCTACTGTGTCATCGTAACTAACAATATCAAGTGTCCCCCCTGAAACTGTAACTGCACTGCTGTTAGAAAGGACATTACTGGCTCCGTATTTTAATGATCCCGTACTTACTGTTGTCGCACCAGTATAGGTATTCGCACCTGATAATGTCGTTGTCCCTACCCCGCTCTTTGTTACTGCTCCAGTTCCGCTTATTACACCATTTATTTGACTAGTTCCACTGGAATTAATCGTCAAGGTCGCGTTACCGACAGATATCGCCCCACCTAATGTTAATGACGTACCGCCAACCGTAAATTCCTGACTAACATTGTTTAACGATATACCACAATTAAACACATTCGTACCTGTTGTATTATTTATACCTGATGTCAGGGTCACAGAATTACCCCCAACAGTGAATCCCCCGGCATTAAAAGTAATTAATCCAAACGATGTTCCGCCCGCAAAATCATTATTATTTGTCGTCTGAGTTAATCCCGCGAAAGTAAGAGCATCATCAGCATTTACTGCGGCATCCCAGTTTGCGGCTGTATTCCAATTATTATCACCACCGCCGCCACCATCCCAGGTGCGTTCCGCTCCATACAAATCAGAAGATATAAAAACGGCAATAAAAATTATCGCACTGACAAAATAAAGAAGTTTTTTAAACATCTGACCCCTCCGTTTTACATATTTCAGGGACACCATACTAAATTATCTTCTTTGGCCCTGGCTTACTCTTTCAGAATGATTTACCTGTTACTCTTTCGATCTTTTTCACATACTACACAATCTATCCTGCCTGTTGTTTCTGATTATAACGATCCATCGCCGGTAAAAGACCTTGCGATAGTATCGTTTCGAGAGCTTCTGCAGCATCTTTTATACGATTTAAATTTATACGTTCCTCATCCTTCGTGAATTTTCCCAACACATAATCAGGTACATTCAGAGGATACACACTCTCATTTTTTACACCATAACGTACGCGCACATAATGGTTTGTACTGAGACTTTTCTGTATGGACGCAAGGCCATTATGCCCGCCGGAACCACCACGTTCTCTTACCCGAATACTGCCCGTCTTAAGATGTATATCATCAACAACAACAATGCTGTCAGTTATATCCACATCAAAGAACGCTAAACACTTTGAAACAACATCACCGCTCAAGTTCATATATGAAAGCGGTTTTACCAGGATAACCGTCTGCCCCCCGGAATGTATTTTCGCAATATATGCTTGGCGCTTTCTATCCTTGGTAAACTTGGCACGATGACTACTGGCAACCTCATCCAAGATCCTAAAACCAATGTTATGGCGCGTCTTTTTATAGCGCAGGCCTGGATTACCAAGTCCAAAGATTATCTTCACTTAAAAATCCCCTGTTCGCACGGGACACACTTTTATTATTTAGTATCTTCTTTTTGCTCTTCTTCTTCGCCCTCAGGCTTCTTCTCTCTAATAACTTCAGGCTCAGCTGTTTCACCTTCTTCAGCCGGTTTTTCTTCCTCTTCAGCCTTTGGTGCGGACACTGAAAATACCGGAAGTTCAGGATCAGTTAATACCACGACATTTTCCGTAACCGGTAAATCTTTTACATATAACGCCTGTCCGATTTCAAGTGCTGAAATATCAATATCGATTTTTTCAGGAATTTCTGTCGGCAAACATTCTACTTCAATTTCTCGCAACCCGTGTTCAAGAACACCGCCTGATTTTTCAACACCGACCGCATCTCCTGTCTCATGGATCGGCACGTTTACCTTGATTTTATCCTTAAGAGATATTTCATGAAAATCAACGTGCAGTATTGTTTCAGCAATCGGATGGCGCTGTACTTCCTGCAAAATAACATCTTTTTCTTTTTCCGCCTCTGCCCCTTCAATTGCAAGTCTGATAATAAGATTTTCACTACCTGACTGTCTCATCACTTTAGCAAACTCCCGCTCATTAAGCTGAATCATCACAGGATCTTTCCCTTGACCATACACAATAGCGGGAACAAGTCCTTCGTACCGCATATCATTCAACTCGCCTTTTGTTTTATCTACTCGTAATTGTACCTTCAATTCAATTTGTGCCATCTCAAAAACACCCCTTTCATTATCACTATTATATAATTATTATTTCTATTAATTATGCAAACAATGAGCTCACTGATTCGTTTTTATGTATTCTCATAATTGCCTCGCCCAAAAGTTTCGCAACGGTAAGAACCTGGATTCTCTTTTCTTGGACTTTATCACCAATAGGAATACTATCGGTGACATTCAATGTTTTTATGGGAGATTTTCCTATGCGTTCAAGTGCAGGCCCCACCAAAACCGGGTGCGATATACAGCAATATATATCTTTTGCGCCACGATTTTTGAGTGCTTGCGCAGCTTCTGTAACAGAACCAGCAGTCGAAATAATATCATCGACTATTACAATATTCCTCCCTTCAACATCACCCATGATATTCATCACTTCAGCTTGTTCCGAATTCACTCTGCGTTTATCAACAACAGCAAGATCTGCGCCTAAACGTTTTGCAAATGCGCGGGCAGACTTAATCCCACCAACATCAGGTGATACTACGGTTACATCTTTTAATCCCATACTCTTAAATTCGTCTGCAAACACAGTCGCTGCATATAGATTATCAACCGGAATATCAAAAAAGCCTTGAATCTGGTCAGTATGCAAATCAAGACATAACACCCTATCAGTCCCTGCTGCAGTAATAAGGTTCGCAACAAGTTTAGCGGTAATAGGGACACGAGGCTGATCTTTTCTGTCCTGGCGTGCATATCCATAGTAGGGAATAACGGCTGTTATTCGGGATGCTGATGCTCTTCTCAAAGCATCGATCATGATCAAAAGCTCCATAAAACTATCATTTGACGGGGGACATGTCGGCTGAACAACAAAGACATCTCTTCCTCTCACATTTTCTTGAATTTTAACAAAAATCTCACCCTCACTGAATTGTGTTACTTCTGCTTTTCCTACTTCAACACCAATATAATCAGCAATTTTTTGAGTAAGATCCGGATTTGCATTACCAGAAAAGATCTTTA is a window encoding:
- the pth gene encoding aminoacyl-tRNA hydrolase; amino-acid sequence: MKIIFGLGNPGLRYKKTRHNIGFRILDEVASSHRAKFTKDRKRQAYIAKIHSGGQTVILVKPLSYMNLSGDVVSKCLAFFDVDITDSIVVVDDIHLKTGSIRVRERGGSGGHNGLASIQKSLSTNHYVRVRYGVKNESVYPLNVPDYVLGKFTKDEERINLNRIKDAAEALETILSQGLLPAMDRYNQKQQAG
- a CDS encoding ribose-phosphate pyrophosphokinase, whose amino-acid sequence is MKDALKIFSGNANPDLTQKIADYIGVEVGKAEVTQFSEGEIFVKIQENVRGRDVFVVQPTCPPSNDSFMELLIMIDALRRASASRITAVIPYYGYARQDRKDQPRVPITAKLVANLITAAGTDRVLCLDLHTDQIQGFFDIPVDNLYAATVFADEFKSMGLKDVTVVSPDVGGIKSARAFAKRLGADLAVVDKRRVNSEQAEVMNIMGDVEGRNIVIVDDIISTAGSVTEAAQALKNRGAKDIYCCISHPVLVGPALERIGKSPIKTLNVTDSIPIGDKVQEKRIQVLTVAKLLGEAIMRIHKNESVSSLFA
- a CDS encoding autotransporter-associated beta strand repeat-containing protein produces the protein MFKKLLYFVSAIIFIAVFISSDLYGAERTWDGGGGGDNNWNTAANWDAAVNADDALTFAGLTQTTNNNDFAGGTSFGLITFNAGGFTVGGNSVTLTSGINNTTGTNVFNCGISLNNVSQEFTVGGTSLTLGGAISVGNATLTINSSGTSQINGVISGTGAVTKSGVGTTTLSGANTYTGATTVSTGSLKYGASNVLSNSSAVTVSGGTLDIVSYDDTVAAVTLTSGAITGTSGVLTGSSYAVESGTISAILAGGGALTKTTAGTITLSGTNTYTGGTTISAGSLQYGASNVLSDTTAVSVSSGAVLDLAGYNDTIGSLAGEGNVTFGSGSLTAGGVGGNTNYSGIMSGTGSFTKAGSGTVTLSGANTYSGGTTISAGSLQYGASNVLANAGAIAVSGGGTLNIVSYDDTVAAVTLTSGAITGTSGVLTGSSYAVESGTISAILAGGGALTKTTAGTI
- a CDS encoding 50S ribosomal protein L25/general stress protein Ctc — encoded protein: MAQIELKVQLRVDKTKGELNDMRYEGLVPAIVYGQGKDPVMIQLNEREFAKVMRQSGSENLIIRLAIEGAEAEKEKDVILQEVQRHPIAETILHVDFHEISLKDKIKVNVPIHETGDAVGVEKSGGVLEHGLREIEVECLPTEIPEKIDIDISALEIGQALYVKDLPVTENVVVLTDPELPVFSVSAPKAEEEEKPAEEGETAEPEVIREKKPEGEEEEQKEDTK